The following proteins are co-located in the Clostridia bacterium genome:
- the mfd gene encoding transcription-repair coupling factor, whose protein sequence is MRRALRERIVTASLWSLWAEWPDFRAVVDALRKGQRELAAYGLTRPAAAMALAALWHENRRPQVVIAPDWEAARALSEDLAAWLGEDAVALFPPAEFVPYGVAAQSRELAARRLEALHRLAHGEASVAVAPVAAALRRLMPAGPWREATLTVRPGDRLEIDGLARRLVDLGYDPAETVDAPGLFARRGGLVDVYPLFGGGPYRIDFFDDEVDSVRVFDPATQKSTEACDTAVIPPAREVVASAERRARARAAVERDAARAAEQLEGGPQGEAGRRLLEYASEQAERLESEGGGAAWEAFLPYLYDESGWLGDYAGPGALFVLYEPLRVAERAAEIEQERRERYASLLADGRVLARQLEILPSWDELAARVRAGTTLLVSLFPRNPAGFQPSGAWSLAAHEIPPFRGQTALLHDEIKRWRESRYATLVCVQDADRARRLAQELEEAGVPCTPFAEPPAEWTAPPPGSVWIVPAPLAHGATISGLRVVVVGDADIAGPRPSGQRRRARAQGQPAGIKITSLEDLEVGDYVVHVHHGIGQYLGTRTMTVQGVQRDYLMLRYEGQDRLYVPTDQIDLVQKYVGGGESRPKLYKLGGNEWQRVRQRVKESVQQMARELVELYAARQALEGHAFSPDTPWQREFEAAFPYEETPDQLQAIAEVKADMERPRPMDRLLCGDVGYGKTEVAVRAAFKAVMDGKQVAVLVPTTILAEQHYLTFKERFAGFPVRVDMLSRFRSRAEQEKTITQLRTGEVDIVIGTHRLVQEDVAFKDLGLLIIDEEQRFGVAHKERLKQLRRTVDVLTLTATPIPRTLHMAMAGLRDMSVIETPPKNRYPVETYVVEYSDAIVREAIQRELARGGQVFYLHNHVKSIHRAYARLKELVPEADIVVAHGQMEERELERVMVEFLHGQHDVLLCTTIIESGLDIPNVNTLVVEDADRLGLAQLYQIRGRVGRSDRLAFAYFTFRPNKILSEAAEKRLQALKDFTELGSGLRIALRDLEIRGAGNILGPEQHGFMAQVGLEMYTELLEEAVRELRGERRVPETRASIELRVDAYLPDDYIAGSRHKLEFYKKINAIGSLEEADEVEQELVDRFGEPPAPVRNLLAMARLRVRCGDLGILAVSQDGSRVRFGFAGYMQPFMDEVQTLQSRFRRRLLVDRSTKPAVTLLLENPADPFAEIDELVAAVNELPMIQRWRSSAELPV, encoded by the coding sequence GTGCGGCGGGCGCTCCGGGAGCGGATCGTGACGGCGTCCCTGTGGTCGCTGTGGGCAGAGTGGCCTGACTTCCGCGCGGTGGTCGACGCGCTCCGCAAGGGGCAGCGCGAGCTGGCCGCGTACGGCCTCACGCGCCCTGCCGCGGCCATGGCGCTCGCGGCGCTCTGGCACGAGAACCGCCGGCCGCAGGTCGTGATCGCGCCGGACTGGGAAGCGGCGCGGGCGCTGTCGGAAGACCTGGCCGCGTGGCTCGGCGAGGACGCCGTCGCGCTCTTCCCGCCCGCGGAGTTCGTGCCGTACGGGGTGGCCGCGCAGAGCCGGGAGCTGGCGGCGCGTCGCCTGGAGGCGCTCCACCGCCTGGCCCACGGCGAGGCGAGCGTCGCGGTGGCGCCCGTCGCCGCGGCGCTGCGCCGGCTGATGCCGGCCGGCCCATGGCGCGAAGCGACCCTGACGGTGCGCCCAGGTGACCGGCTGGAGATCGACGGCCTCGCCCGGCGCCTGGTCGACCTCGGCTACGACCCGGCGGAGACGGTCGACGCGCCGGGGCTCTTCGCGCGACGGGGCGGCCTCGTCGACGTCTATCCCCTGTTCGGCGGGGGGCCCTACCGCATCGACTTCTTTGACGACGAGGTCGACAGCGTCCGCGTCTTCGATCCGGCGACGCAGAAGTCCACCGAGGCGTGCGACACCGCCGTCATCCCGCCGGCGCGGGAGGTCGTTGCGTCCGCGGAGCGGCGCGCCCGGGCGCGCGCGGCCGTCGAGCGGGACGCCGCGCGGGCCGCCGAGCAGCTCGAGGGCGGCCCGCAGGGCGAAGCCGGCCGGCGTCTCCTCGAGTACGCGAGCGAGCAGGCCGAGCGGCTTGAGTCCGAGGGCGGCGGGGCCGCGTGGGAGGCGTTCCTGCCCTATCTCTACGACGAGTCGGGCTGGCTCGGCGACTACGCGGGCCCCGGGGCGCTGTTCGTGCTCTATGAGCCGCTGCGCGTGGCCGAGCGGGCCGCCGAGATCGAACAGGAGCGGCGGGAGCGCTATGCGTCGCTGCTCGCGGACGGGCGCGTGCTCGCCCGGCAGCTGGAGATCCTCCCCTCGTGGGACGAACTGGCGGCGCGCGTGCGCGCCGGCACGACGCTGCTCGTCTCGCTGTTCCCGCGCAATCCGGCCGGGTTCCAGCCCTCGGGGGCCTGGTCCCTGGCCGCGCATGAGATCCCGCCCTTCCGCGGCCAGACGGCCCTCCTGCACGACGAGATCAAGCGCTGGCGGGAAAGCCGCTACGCCACGCTCGTCTGCGTGCAGGACGCCGACCGCGCGCGGAGGCTCGCCCAGGAACTGGAGGAGGCGGGCGTGCCCTGCACGCCGTTCGCGGAGCCGCCCGCCGAGTGGACGGCGCCCCCGCCCGGCTCCGTGTGGATCGTGCCGGCGCCGCTGGCGCACGGCGCCACGATCTCCGGCCTGCGCGTCGTCGTCGTCGGCGACGCCGACATCGCCGGCCCGCGCCCGTCCGGCCAGCGCCGCCGCGCGAGGGCGCAGGGCCAGCCGGCCGGCATCAAGATCACGAGCCTCGAGGACCTCGAAGTCGGCGACTACGTCGTGCACGTGCACCACGGCATCGGCCAGTACCTCGGCACGCGGACGATGACGGTGCAGGGCGTGCAGCGCGACTACCTCATGCTGCGCTACGAGGGCCAGGACCGCCTGTACGTCCCCACCGACCAGATCGACCTCGTCCAGAAGTACGTCGGCGGCGGCGAGAGCCGGCCCAAGCTCTACAAGCTCGGCGGCAACGAGTGGCAGCGCGTGCGCCAGCGCGTGAAGGAAAGCGTGCAGCAGATGGCGCGGGAGCTCGTGGAACTCTACGCCGCCCGGCAGGCGCTGGAGGGCCACGCGTTCTCCCCGGACACGCCCTGGCAGCGCGAGTTCGAGGCGGCCTTCCCGTATGAGGAGACGCCGGACCAGCTGCAGGCCATCGCGGAGGTCAAGGCGGACATGGAGCGGCCGCGCCCCATGGACCGGCTGCTGTGCGGCGACGTCGGCTACGGGAAGACGGAGGTGGCCGTGCGCGCCGCCTTCAAGGCGGTCATGGACGGCAAGCAGGTGGCCGTGCTCGTCCCGACGACGATCCTCGCCGAGCAGCACTACCTGACCTTCAAGGAGCGCTTCGCCGGCTTCCCCGTGCGCGTCGACATGCTCAGCCGCTTCCGCAGCCGCGCGGAGCAGGAGAAGACGATCACGCAACTGCGCACCGGGGAGGTCGACATCGTCATCGGCACGCACCGGCTGGTGCAGGAGGACGTGGCCTTCAAGGATCTGGGACTGCTCATCATCGACGAGGAGCAGCGCTTCGGCGTGGCGCACAAGGAGCGCCTCAAGCAGCTGCGGCGCACCGTCGACGTGCTCACGCTGACGGCCACCCCCATCCCGCGCACGCTGCACATGGCCATGGCCGGCCTGCGGGACATGAGCGTCATCGAGACGCCGCCGAAGAACCGGTACCCGGTGGAGACGTACGTGGTGGAGTACAGCGACGCCATCGTCCGCGAGGCGATCCAGCGGGAGCTCGCCCGCGGCGGGCAGGTGTTCTACCTGCACAACCACGTCAAGAGCATCCACCGCGCGTACGCGCGCCTGAAGGAGCTCGTGCCGGAGGCCGACATCGTCGTCGCCCACGGCCAGATGGAGGAGCGGGAGCTCGAGCGGGTGATGGTCGAATTCCTGCACGGCCAGCACGACGTGCTTCTCTGCACGACGATCATCGAGTCCGGCCTCGACATCCCGAACGTGAACACGCTCGTGGTCGAGGACGCCGACCGCCTGGGCCTGGCTCAGCTGTACCAGATCCGCGGTCGCGTGGGTCGCTCGGACCGGCTCGCCTTCGCGTACTTCACCTTCCGGCCGAACAAGATCCTCAGCGAGGCGGCGGAGAAGCGCCTGCAGGCGCTCAAGGATTTCACGGAGCTGGGCTCGGGCCTGCGCATCGCCCTGCGCGACCTGGAAATCCGCGGCGCCGGCAACATCCTGGGGCCGGAACAACACGGCTTCATGGCCCAGGTGGGCCTCGAGATGTACACGGAGCTTCTCGAGGAGGCCGTGCGCGAGCTGCGCGGGGAGCGGCGCGTGCCGGAGACGCGCGCCTCGATCGAGCTGCGCGTGGACGCCTACCTGCCGGACGATTACATCGCCGGCTCGCGCCACAAGCTGGAGTTCTACAAGAAGATCAACGCGATCGGCTCGCTCGAGGAGGCGGACGAGGTCGAGCAGGAGCTCGTCGACCGCTTCGGCGAGCCGCCTGCGCCGGTGCGCAACCTCCTCGCCATGGCGCGGCTGCGCGTGCGCTGCGGCGACCTCGGCATCCTCGCCGTCTCGCAGGACGGGTCCCGCGTGCGCTTCGGCTTCGCCGGCTACATGCAGCCGTTCATGGACGAGGTCCAGACGCTTCAGTCGCGGTTCCGCCGGCGGCTGCTCGTCGACCGCTCGACGAAGCCGGCCGTGACGCTTCTCCTGGAGAATCCCGCCGACCCCTTCGCGGAAATCGACGAGCTCGTCGCCGCCGTCAACGAGTTGCCGATGATCCAGCGCTGGCGCTCTTCGGCAGAACTGCCTGTCTGA
- a CDS encoding aminoacyl-tRNA hydrolase: MWLLAGLGNPGPEYASTRHNAGFWVLDRIAAAWSAALRTDRRAQAETAKATFGGESLLLCKPLTYMNESGRAVAHLAGYHGIPVERILVVHDDLDLPCGAVRLKRGGGTGGHHGLDSIAARLGPGFGRVRIGIGRPDAEGPEAVVRWVLGAPRPSERADLDQAVARAVEAIEAVLTQGWEAAMNVYNRR; this comes from the coding sequence ATGTGGCTTCTCGCGGGATTGGGCAACCCGGGCCCGGAGTACGCATCGACCCGGCACAACGCCGGGTTCTGGGTGCTGGATCGCATAGCCGCCGCGTGGTCGGCCGCGCTGCGCACCGACCGCAGGGCGCAGGCCGAGACGGCCAAGGCCACCTTCGGCGGCGAGTCGCTTTTGCTGTGCAAGCCGCTGACATACATGAATGAGAGCGGGCGCGCCGTCGCGCACCTCGCCGGGTACCACGGCATCCCGGTGGAGCGGATTCTCGTCGTCCACGACGACCTGGATCTGCCCTGCGGCGCGGTGCGGCTGAAGCGCGGCGGCGGCACGGGCGGCCATCACGGCCTCGATTCCATCGCCGCGCGCCTCGGGCCGGGGTTCGGGCGCGTGCGCATCGGCATCGGGCGCCCGGACGCCGAGGGCCCCGAGGCCGTGGTGCGCTGGGTGCTGGGCGCGCCGCGCCCGTCCGAGCGCGCGGACCTGGACCAGGCCGTGGCGCGCGCCGTCGAGGCGATCGAGGCGGTCTTGACGCAAGGCTGGGAGGCGGCCATGAATGTCTACAACCGGCGGTGA
- a CDS encoding 50S ribosomal protein L25 has product MAELTLPIEPRTPGHPNRDRREGYVPAVVYAHGQPAESIRVPEKRLREVFGTGGEHHVIRLVPEGGPARTAIVKEVQRDPVQGKVLHVDFQAVSLTEKIRAQVPVVIVGEEQIEKAGWIVQHQLHAFEVECLPADLPEAIQVDVSGHHPGEAVHVKDVAVPAGVTVLEDEDAVVVAVVAPRAAELPEEGEEAPAEGEAEAGAGEPREQD; this is encoded by the coding sequence GTGGCGGAGCTGACGTTGCCCATTGAACCGCGCACGCCTGGTCACCCCAACCGCGACCGGCGCGAGGGGTACGTCCCGGCCGTCGTGTACGCACACGGGCAGCCGGCCGAGTCCATCCGCGTGCCGGAGAAGCGGTTGCGCGAAGTCTTCGGCACCGGCGGCGAGCACCACGTGATCCGCCTCGTGCCGGAGGGCGGGCCGGCGCGCACGGCCATCGTCAAGGAAGTGCAGCGCGACCCGGTTCAGGGGAAGGTGCTCCATGTCGACTTCCAGGCCGTGTCGCTCACGGAGAAGATTCGGGCGCAGGTTCCCGTGGTGATCGTCGGCGAGGAGCAGATCGAGAAGGCCGGCTGGATCGTGCAGCACCAGCTGCACGCGTTTGAGGTGGAGTGCCTGCCGGCCGACCTTCCGGAGGCCATCCAGGTCGACGTGTCCGGCCATCATCCGGGCGAGGCCGTGCACGTCAAGGACGTGGCGGTGCCCGCAGGCGTCACCGTCCTCGAGGACGAGGACGCGGTCGTCGTCGCCGTCGTGGCGCCGCGGGCTGCCGAGCTGCCCGAGGAGGGCGAGGAAGCCCCGGCCGAAGGCGAAGCCGAGGCCGGCGCCGGCGAGCCTCGCGAACAGGACTAG
- a CDS encoding ribose-phosphate pyrophosphokinase, which produces MGEGLQIFSGTAHPALSEAIARYVGIQLGAIEIGRFSNGETRVSVLESVRGQNVFVIQPTCHPANDTLMELLIVIDALKRASALRVNAVIPFYGYSRQDRKLGPREPITAKLVANLLTVAGADRVVTVDLHAGQIQGFFDVPVDHLTAVPIIAEYIRSLGLERATIVSPDSGGVARARELSNRLGVGLAIIDKRRSGPNQIEEMNVIGDVQDRDVVIIDDMIDTAGTICMGAVMLKERGARRVYAACTHPVLSGAAVERLAEAPFEEIIVSDTIPLPPGAQKLRNLRVLSVAPLIGEAILRIHEHHSVSKLFN; this is translated from the coding sequence TTGGGAGAAGGTTTGCAGATTTTTTCGGGCACGGCGCATCCCGCCCTGTCCGAAGCCATCGCCCGCTACGTCGGGATTCAACTGGGCGCCATTGAGATCGGCCGCTTCAGCAACGGGGAGACGCGCGTCAGCGTGCTCGAAAGCGTGCGCGGCCAGAACGTGTTCGTCATCCAGCCGACGTGCCACCCCGCGAACGACACGCTGATGGAGCTGCTCATCGTCATCGACGCGCTCAAGCGCGCGTCCGCGCTGCGCGTCAACGCGGTGATCCCGTTCTACGGGTACAGCCGGCAGGACCGGAAGCTCGGCCCCCGGGAGCCGATCACGGCGAAGCTCGTGGCGAACCTCCTGACGGTGGCGGGCGCCGATCGCGTGGTCACCGTGGACCTGCACGCCGGCCAGATCCAGGGGTTCTTCGACGTGCCCGTCGACCACCTCACGGCGGTGCCGATCATCGCGGAGTACATCCGCTCCCTCGGGCTTGAGCGCGCCACCATCGTCTCCCCCGACTCCGGGGGCGTCGCGCGCGCGCGGGAGCTCTCCAACCGGCTGGGCGTGGGCCTGGCGATCATCGACAAGCGCCGCTCGGGCCCCAACCAGATCGAGGAGATGAACGTCATCGGCGACGTCCAGGACCGCGATGTCGTCATCATCGACGACATGATCGACACGGCGGGCACCATCTGCATGGGGGCGGTCATGCTGAAGGAGCGGGGCGCGCGCCGCGTCTACGCGGCGTGCACGCACCCGGTCCTGTCGGGGGCGGCCGTGGAGCGGCTGGCGGAGGCGCCGTTCGAGGAGATCATCGTCTCGGACACGATTCCGCTTCCGCCGGGCGCCCAGAAGTTGCGGAACCTGCGCGTGCTGTCCGTCGCCCCCCTGATCGGCGAGGCCATCCTGCGCATCCACGAGCACCACTCGGTCAGCAAGCTGTTCAACTGA
- the glmU gene encoding bifunctional UDP-N-acetylglucosamine diphosphorylase/glucosamine-1-phosphate N-acetyltransferase GlmU, whose protein sequence is MGRTVAVVLAAGQGTRMRSELAKVLHPVAGRPMIRYVLDAAGDSGVDAIVVVVGRDAERVEAACDVATAGRAVPIAFARQAEQLGTGHAVLQARPLVGEAETILVLYGDTPLIEPAQIRALLDTHARSGAAATLLTAHVADPTGYGRIVRAGDGAVLRIVEEKDASDDERRIREINTGIGCFASGLLFQALERVEPRNAQGEYYLTDVVAVLRSMGHATAALVTEDAQAALGVNDRVALAQADGVIRRRRLERLMREGVTVVDPASTFVDADVEIGQDTVILPFTVLEGRTRIGRNCRIGPGSHIIDGELGDGVTVMQSVVERSRVAEGVRIGPFAHVRPGCEIGPRAEIGNYAEVKNSKLGAGVKAHHHSYIGDARIGDNVNVGAGVVTVNYDGRRKHVTVVEEGAFLGCNVNLVAPVTVGQGAYVAAGSTVTDAVPPGALAIARERQVNKEGWVQRARSRPAEDGSA, encoded by the coding sequence ATGGGACGGACTGTCGCCGTGGTTCTCGCCGCCGGCCAAGGGACGCGCATGCGGAGCGAGCTGGCCAAGGTCCTGCATCCGGTGGCGGGGCGGCCGATGATCCGGTACGTGCTGGACGCGGCGGGCGATTCCGGCGTCGACGCGATCGTCGTCGTGGTGGGCCGCGACGCGGAACGCGTGGAAGCCGCCTGCGACGTGGCGACGGCCGGACGGGCCGTGCCCATCGCGTTCGCCCGGCAAGCCGAGCAACTCGGCACGGGCCACGCCGTTCTGCAGGCGAGGCCCCTCGTGGGCGAGGCGGAGACGATCCTCGTCCTCTACGGCGACACGCCGCTGATCGAGCCGGCGCAGATCCGCGCGCTGCTCGACACGCACGCGCGCTCCGGCGCGGCGGCCACCCTTCTGACCGCGCACGTGGCGGATCCCACCGGCTACGGGCGCATCGTCCGGGCCGGCGACGGCGCCGTCCTCCGCATCGTCGAGGAGAAGGACGCGTCCGACGACGAGCGCCGCATCCGGGAGATCAACACGGGCATCGGCTGCTTCGCGTCGGGCCTGCTGTTTCAGGCCCTGGAGCGCGTCGAGCCCCGGAACGCGCAGGGCGAATACTACCTCACGGACGTCGTCGCCGTTCTCCGCAGCATGGGCCATGCCACGGCGGCGCTGGTCACGGAGGACGCGCAGGCCGCGCTCGGCGTGAACGACCGCGTGGCGCTGGCGCAGGCGGACGGCGTCATCCGGCGGCGGCGGCTGGAGCGGCTCATGCGGGAGGGCGTGACGGTCGTCGACCCGGCCAGCACGTTCGTGGACGCGGACGTCGAGATCGGACAGGACACCGTCATCCTGCCGTTCACGGTGCTGGAAGGGCGCACGCGCATCGGCCGCAACTGCCGCATCGGCCCGGGGAGCCACATCATCGACGGCGAGCTCGGCGATGGCGTCACGGTGATGCAATCCGTCGTGGAGCGGAGCCGCGTCGCGGAGGGCGTTCGCATCGGGCCGTTCGCGCACGTGCGCCCCGGATGCGAGATCGGGCCGCGGGCGGAGATCGGCAACTACGCGGAGGTCAAGAACTCGAAGCTCGGCGCGGGGGTCAAGGCGCACCACCACTCCTACATCGGCGACGCCCGGATCGGGGACAACGTGAACGTGGGCGCGGGCGTCGTCACCGTCAACTACGACGGCCGCCGCAAGCATGTGACCGTCGTCGAAGAGGGGGCGTTTCTCGGGTGCAACGTCAACCTGGTGGCGCCGGTCACCGTGGGGCAGGGCGCGTACGTCGCGGCCGGATCCACCGTCACGGACGCCGTGCCGCCGGGCGCGTTGGCCATCGCCCGCGAGCGCCAGGTGAACAAGGAAGGTTGGGTCCAGAGAGCGCGCAGCCGGCCGGCTGAGGACGGATCGGCCTGA
- a CDS encoding polysaccharide biosynthesis protein: MTPLRWFRSRLFRATLILFSAGVINRVLGVAYRVGLARAVGAEGLGLIQRAIPVFLLFLTVATLGLGTGVAKMVADAAALRDYGEAERVRRVAMWLVVPFIAAATVLLVIAAPFLARNLLHDPRISYPLWALAPALVATGLSSILRGYFQGFENMSPIAAGQVAEQVVRVLSVYALLAWYLPDEDTALAALAAACTAVGEWVGLFVLVGAYVRRRRRDMAVHDRPPRRRRAIATHLVKLSWPVALSHVVGSLNATLDAILIPARLVATGLTVEEATARFGELVGMAVPVVYLATVALYPLSTTLIPEIAEAATLKRRDDLRLRSALALGATVVIGAGMSAMMLLAPAWFGRVLYGEPGIAPMLVTLSFAAPFMYLHITGSGILNGLGRTTDGMVIGLVGSALRLVLVYTLTGMPELGIQGAALAIGVSHGAAGLVTWLRVVQLLRAV; encoded by the coding sequence ATGACACCCTTGCGATGGTTCCGTTCTCGCCTGTTCCGCGCCACCCTCATCCTCTTCTCCGCGGGCGTGATCAACCGTGTGCTGGGCGTGGCGTATCGCGTCGGCCTCGCGCGCGCCGTGGGCGCCGAGGGCCTCGGCCTGATCCAGCGGGCGATCCCGGTGTTCCTGCTCTTTCTCACGGTGGCCACCCTGGGGCTGGGCACCGGCGTGGCGAAGATGGTGGCGGACGCTGCGGCGCTGCGGGACTATGGGGAAGCCGAACGGGTGCGGCGCGTGGCGATGTGGCTGGTGGTCCCCTTCATCGCGGCCGCGACCGTCCTTCTCGTCATCGCCGCGCCCTTCCTCGCCAGGAACCTCCTGCACGACCCGCGCATCTCGTACCCGCTCTGGGCGCTCGCCCCCGCGCTCGTGGCCACGGGCCTCTCCAGCATCCTCCGCGGCTACTTCCAGGGCTTCGAGAACATGAGCCCCATCGCCGCCGGACAGGTGGCCGAGCAGGTCGTGCGCGTCCTGAGCGTGTACGCGCTCCTCGCGTGGTACCTGCCGGACGAGGACACGGCGCTCGCCGCGCTGGCCGCCGCCTGCACGGCGGTCGGGGAGTGGGTCGGGCTCTTCGTGCTCGTGGGGGCGTACGTGCGCCGGCGCCGCCGGGATATGGCCGTCCACGACCGCCCGCCGCGGCGTCGCCGCGCGATCGCGACGCACCTCGTGAAGCTTTCCTGGCCGGTGGCGCTGTCCCACGTGGTGGGCTCGCTGAACGCCACGCTCGACGCGATCCTCATCCCCGCGCGCCTCGTGGCCACGGGCCTGACCGTGGAGGAGGCGACGGCCCGCTTCGGCGAGCTCGTAGGCATGGCCGTGCCCGTCGTGTACTTGGCGACGGTCGCCCTCTACCCGCTCAGCACGACGCTGATCCCGGAGATCGCGGAAGCGGCGACGCTGAAGCGGCGCGACGACCTCCGCTTGCGGTCCGCCCTCGCCCTCGGGGCGACGGTCGTCATCGGCGCCGGCATGTCGGCCATGATGCTCCTCGCGCCGGCGTGGTTCGGCCGCGTGCTCTACGGCGAGCCGGGCATCGCGCCGATGCTGGTGACGCTGTCGTTCGCGGCCCCGTTCATGTACCTGCACATCACGGGATCCGGCATCCTCAACGGCCTGGGCCGCACCACCGACGGCATGGTCATCGGCCTCGTCGGCTCGGCGCTGCGCCTTGTCCTGGTCTACACGCTGACGGGGATGCCGGAGCTCGGCATCCAGGGCGCGGCCCTCGCCATCGGCGTCTCCCACGGCGCCGCGGGTCTCGTGACGTGGCTGCGCGTGGTCCAGCTCCTCCGCGCCGTGTGA
- a CDS encoding septation protein SpoVG family protein translates to MEITEVRFRRSLRDNKVLASASVVFDRSFVVHELRVVEGVNGPFVSMPARRTAGGEYLDMAHPVTAEFREHLQDRVLSAYREWAAQREGSREPSEKAEAVAAAGGAC, encoded by the coding sequence ATGGAGATCACGGAGGTCCGCTTTCGACGGTCGCTGCGGGACAACAAGGTCCTCGCCAGCGCGTCCGTCGTCTTCGATCGCAGTTTCGTCGTCCACGAGTTGCGCGTCGTCGAGGGCGTGAACGGCCCGTTCGTGTCGATGCCCGCGAGGCGCACGGCCGGCGGGGAGTACCTCGACATGGCGCACCCGGTCACCGCCGAGTTCCGCGAGCATCTTCAGGACCGCGTCCTGTCCGCGTATCGGGAATGGGCGGCGCAGCGCGAGGGGTCGCGCGAGCCGTCGGAAAAGGCGGAGGCCGTCGCAGCCGCCGGCGGCGCGTGCTGA
- a CDS encoding threonine ammonia-lyase translates to MSVTLNDVREAAERIRGVAVRTPMLHVQSLDQVAGRRLFLKMENMQRTGSFKIRGAFNKISRLSDEERARGVVAASAGNHAQGVALAAARVGTRAVIVMPQGAALPKVMATRGYGAEVVLHGDTYDAAYARALEIQRERGLVYVHAFNDPWIVAGQGTVGLEILEDVPDADVVVVPIGGGGLISGIALAVKSLRPETRVIGVQAEGAAAVYRSRREGRPVVLDRVRTVADGLAIKKPEELTLGLIDRYVDDIVLVSEDAIARAIMLLAERAKAVVEGAGAVALAAVLSGQVPAAERTVLVVSGGNIDLIQLARVIDHGLAQDGRYLRVVTTLVDRPGALRDFLNVVAEAGANVIEVEHCRLRQGIALGETDIEITLETRNAEHAAETLRQLRAAGYAVSVTPGSEG, encoded by the coding sequence GTGTCGGTCACGTTGAACGACGTCCGTGAGGCGGCGGAGCGGATTCGCGGGGTGGCCGTGCGCACGCCCATGCTGCACGTCCAGTCGCTGGACCAGGTGGCGGGGCGGCGCCTGTTTCTCAAGATGGAGAACATGCAGCGCACCGGTTCGTTCAAGATCCGGGGCGCCTTCAACAAGATCTCGCGCCTGTCGGACGAGGAGCGGGCGCGCGGCGTCGTCGCCGCGTCGGCCGGCAACCACGCGCAGGGGGTGGCGCTCGCGGCCGCGCGCGTGGGCACTCGCGCCGTCATCGTGATGCCGCAGGGAGCGGCGCTGCCGAAGGTGATGGCGACGCGCGGTTACGGCGCGGAGGTGGTGCTGCACGGCGACACGTACGACGCGGCCTACGCGCGCGCGCTGGAGATCCAGCGGGAGCGCGGCCTGGTCTACGTCCACGCGTTCAACGACCCGTGGATCGTCGCCGGCCAGGGCACCGTGGGGCTGGAGATCCTCGAGGACGTGCCCGACGCCGACGTGGTCGTCGTGCCGATCGGCGGCGGCGGGCTGATCTCCGGCATCGCGCTCGCGGTCAAGTCGCTGCGGCCGGAGACGCGCGTCATCGGCGTGCAGGCGGAGGGCGCCGCGGCCGTGTACCGGTCGCGCCGGGAGGGGCGGCCGGTCGTGCTGGACCGCGTGCGGACAGTGGCCGACGGCCTGGCGATCAAAAAGCCGGAGGAACTCACGCTGGGGCTCATCGACCGGTACGTGGACGACATCGTGCTCGTGTCGGAGGACGCGATCGCGCGGGCGATCATGCTGCTCGCCGAGCGGGCCAAGGCGGTCGTCGAGGGGGCCGGGGCCGTCGCGCTGGCGGCGGTGCTGAGCGGCCAGGTGCCGGCGGCGGAACGCACGGTGCTCGTCGTCAGCGGCGGCAACATCGACCTCATCCAGCTGGCGCGGGTCATCGACCACGGCCTCGCGCAGGACGGCCGCTACCTGCGGGTGGTGACGACGCTCGTGGACCGGCCCGGGGCGCTGCGCGACTTCCTCAACGTCGTCGCCGAGGCCGGCGCGAACGTGATCGAGGTCGAGCACTGCCGGCTTCGCCAGGGCATCGCGCTGGGGGAGACGGACATCGAGATCACGCTGGAGACGCGCAACGCGGAGCACGCGGCGGAGACGCTGCGACAGCTGCGCGCGGCCGGTTACGCCGTGTCCGTGACGCCGGGAAGCGAAGGGTGA